GTTGGCGCGGGCCTCCCCACCCCGCTCGCGGGGCTCCTCGGTGCGCTCGCGGGCGTGCTCGGCGGCGCAGCTGCGTGGTGGTTGAGCAAGGTCATCAGAAGCGCTGAATCGTCAACGGCGGTGAGTGGCGATGAGCTTGTCGGCTCAGTCGCAGGCGTGGTGCTTGCGATCCCTGCCGGTGGTCTCGGCGAGGTCGCGCTCGTGCGGCACGGTGAGCGCGTCTCGCTCTCGGCGACCGCAGACACCGCCATCGCGCGGGGCACGCAGGTGCGCATCGCCCAGACAATCACCGCGACATCGGTGCGGGTTGAACCCGTCGCCGCGACGGCTGACCCGAGCGCACAGCCCACCTAACTCGTCCGTGCCGGCATTGGTGTCGGCTTCATTCACAACTGAACTTCCCCGGGAGGGAAAATGTTCTTCATTACCCCAGCAATCGTCGGCGTGTTCGGCGCGGTGGTTGCGCTCGTGCTTATCGCGCTTGTCATTATCAAGCGCTACCGCATTGCGAAGCCTGACGAGGCGATCATCGTCACCGGAGGCAAGGGGAAAGAGATCAAGTCGGCTGACGGCGCGACAGTTCGCGACATGTCTGGCCAGAAGGTTGTGACGGGCGGCGGTGTCTTTGTGCTGCCGTTCGTGCAGAAGTCGTTCACAATCTCGCTGCGCTCGCGCCGCCTCTCAATCACCACCGAGGCGCAGACGACCGACGGCATCACGATGCAGGCGCAGGCAGTGGCGGTTGTGAAAGTCGGCGGGACGCAGGAGATGATCCGCGCCGCAGCGCAGCGATTCCTGTCAAACTCTGACGAAATTGACGAGTCGACCCAGGAAGTACTCTCGGGCTCGCTTCGCTCGATTATCGGTGGGCTGACAGTCCTGCAGATCATTCGCGACCGCGCCGTTGTTGCGCAGAGCGTGCTCGAGGCTGCAGAGGAGGCACTGACGAAGCAGGGCCTCGTTGTCGACACGTTGCAGATCCAAGAGATCCGCGACGGCGCCGACTACATCGCAAATATTGGCCGCCCGGAGGCAGCGAAGGTTCGCCAGGCGGCAGACATCGCCGAGACCAATGCCTACCAGGCTTCTGAAGAAGCAAAGATTGCTGCAGAGAAGGTCCTGCTTGACCGCAACCGAGAGCTGAAGCTCCGCCAGGCTGAGATTCAGGCCGAGACTGACAAGGCGAACGCGCAGGCGCAGGCGGCGGATCCGCTCGAGCAGGCAATCCAGCAGCAAGCAATTGTTGAACAGCAGCAGATCACGGCTCAGCGCGAGGTCGCGCTGCGCACCGAGAAGCTGAACGCAGACGTTCGCGCGGTCGCCGAGGCCGAGGCGTACAAGGTCGAGGCGCTCGCGAAGGCCGAAGCCGCTGCCGCGGTGTCGGCGGCGGACGGTCGTGCGCAGGCTGTTGAGCGCGAGGGTCTTGCAGCTCGTGCGGCGCGTATCGCCGCGTCTGAGGCTGTCGCGGCCGAGGGCCGGGCAGAGGCCGAGGCCATCCAGGCGAAGGGAACGGCAGAGGCGATCGCGGTCGAGGCCCGCGCACGCGCCCTCGAGACCCAGTCGCAGGCTGTGCTTGCCCAGGAGCTCATCCACAGGCTCCCGGAGATCGCGGGCGAGTACGCGCAGGCTATCGCCGGCATCGACAGCATGACTGTCGTTTCAGCCGACGGCACTTCGCGGGTCGCGGGCGACGCTATGGGCAACCTGAAGGGCCTCCTGGAGATGGCGCGAGAAACGGTTGGGGTCGACCTCGTCGGCATGCTCAACGGCGTCGTCACGGGTAGCGCGGCAGGAGCCGCAGCCGGGCGCGCTGCGTCGTCCTCGAGCTCTGACGAGCCCGCCTTCGCCGTCGCTGAGCGCGGCGCCGAGGAGGAGACCTCGGGTGCCGACCTGACAGCTGCGGTTGACGAGCGACCCGCGAGCGATGGGGCGACTGGCGTCGCCAACGCCGACGAGGAGCCGACTCGCTAAAGCTGCACCGACGAGGCGCAGGCTGACAGGGCAGAATAGGGGTATGCGGCGTACCCGAAATACTCAGGAGACCACGGTGCTCCCCTCGCAGGGGGCCGAGCAGGTGCTCAGGGGCGCGGGTGATCCCGGGACACTCCCGGGCCACCCTGCGGGAGCCAGCCACCAGGCAGGAGCGGCGCCGCAGCAACCCGAGGAGATTGTCGTGCGCGTGCGGCGGCATGGCAGGCATCTCACCATTCCCGTGCTGCTGTTGTTCGTGGTGGCCGGGTTCGGTGGGTTTTTTATCGGCACGCTTCCTGAAGCGTGGATGAATCTCGCCGCCGCGGGCGGGGCAGCCGTGCTCATCGCGTTCGGCGTGATTGGTCCGCTTCTCGGCTGGCTCGCGCGGCGTGCGGTCGTGACGACGAGGCGCGTGATCTTGCATCACGGCTTCTTCGTCAGGCATCGCAGCGAGATTTCGCTCGCTCGCGTGCGTGAGGTTCGGTCAAAGCAGAACCCAGTCCAGCGCATCTGGGGGTCTGGCGACATCGATCTGCTCGTCGGGGCCGAGGCCACCCGGATCCCTGACGCTCCTGGTGTGAAACTGCTGCACGTTGCGCTCCAGGAACTCTCCGAGCGAAGCTACGACGAGCAGGTGCGGGCGACAGCCTTCGGAATGTAGCCGCAGTCGCGACACCTAGGTTGTGCGCGCGATGAGTACGTCTATGAGCTCACTCGCGAGCTTCACGAGGCGTTCGATCTCTGATTCGTCGCGGTCGATCCACCTGAACTCCGGGTCGCCAACGGGAACAAAGTTCTCGTGGCGCTCCCAGACCATGAGCGTTCGTTCAGCCCCAAGCACGTACTGCTGCCACCAGATCTGCCGTAGGTAGTTTCGAGGAATGACTCGCCATTCCTTGTTCGTCGTCTTGATCTCGGCAAGTTCAAGGGCGCCAGTCGCGCGCTCGACTAGGCCATCAGGCGTCGCAAGATGGCGGAGATCTGTCGCCGCGTGGAAGAGCGCCGAGCTTGGGCGGATCCCGTGCTCACGCTCGACCCACGCAGCGATCTCGGGCTCGCGCGCCTTGCCGTGCTCCGTGTAGGCGTTGCCGATGAAGCTGCTGCCGTACATCTTTTCGCGCGCCGCAGTTTCGATTGAGCGAGGAGTCGAAAGCTTTGCGACGTCGGTCGCGGTAATGCCGCGGGCCCGCGCGCGCATCCACGCGGCTCGA
Above is a window of Leucobacter aridicollis DNA encoding:
- a CDS encoding flotillin family protein gives rise to the protein MFFITPAIVGVFGAVVALVLIALVIIKRYRIAKPDEAIIVTGGKGKEIKSADGATVRDMSGQKVVTGGGVFVLPFVQKSFTISLRSRRLSITTEAQTTDGITMQAQAVAVVKVGGTQEMIRAAAQRFLSNSDEIDESTQEVLSGSLRSIIGGLTVLQIIRDRAVVAQSVLEAAEEALTKQGLVVDTLQIQEIRDGADYIANIGRPEAAKVRQAADIAETNAYQASEEAKIAAEKVLLDRNRELKLRQAEIQAETDKANAQAQAADPLEQAIQQQAIVEQQQITAQREVALRTEKLNADVRAVAEAEAYKVEALAKAEAAAAVSAADGRAQAVEREGLAARAARIAASEAVAAEGRAEAEAIQAKGTAEAIAVEARARALETQSQAVLAQELIHRLPEIAGEYAQAIAGIDSMTVVSADGTSRVAGDAMGNLKGLLEMARETVGVDLVGMLNGVVTGSAAGAAAGRAASSSSSDEPAFAVAERGAEEETSGADLTAAVDERPASDGATGVANADEEPTR
- a CDS encoding PH domain-containing protein: MRRTRNTQETTVLPSQGAEQVLRGAGDPGTLPGHPAGASHQAGAAPQQPEEIVVRVRRHGRHLTIPVLLLFVVAGFGGFFIGTLPEAWMNLAAAGGAAVLIAFGVIGPLLGWLARRAVVTTRRVILHHGFFVRHRSEISLARVREVRSKQNPVQRIWGSGDIDLLVGAEATRIPDAPGVKLLHVALQELSERSYDEQVRATAFGM
- a CDS encoding YqaJ viral recombinase family protein; the protein is MRARARGITATDVAKLSTPRSIETAAREKMYGSSFIGNAYTEHGKAREPEIAAWVEREHGIRPSSALFHAATDLRHLATPDGLVERATGALELAEIKTTNKEWRVIPRNYLRQIWWQQYVLGAERTLMVWERHENFVPVGDPEFRWIDRDESEIERLVKLASELIDVLIARTT